The sequence AGAAATGGGGGATTTTGAAGAATCTACTTTTAAAGATAGAGGTTTAGACAGGGGAGGTTCAGGTTTAAATTGAAAGGCTAACTGCATGGGGGCAACGGATGGTTGCACTTTCGTGACTTCTTCTTCCACTAATTGAACATTTTCTACAGGAAGTTCTGGCTCGGGAGTTTTAGGAAGGATAGTGTCTAAGTTGAAATCCTCATCCTTTTCCGAAGATATGACAGCTATAGGTGTGCCTATGTGTACTTTTGTTCCCTCTTTAACAAGACAATCCCGGAACCAGCCTTCTTCATTTGCCGTATGCTCGAGTACAGCCTTATCTGTTGATACTTCTAAGAGAACATCACCAAACTCTATTTTATCGCCATTGTTCTTATGCCATTTTACGATAGTTCCTACTTCCATGGTGGGAGAAAGTTTCGGCATTTTTAATAGAGAAATCACAAATTTACCTCATGATTTTTTCGATAGTGTCTAAAATACGATTCACATTGGGCAGAGTTGCTTGCTCTAATGTCTTGTTGTACGGCATAGGAGTTTCTCTTTGGCACACTCTTAAAGGAGGGCTATCTAGGTAATCAAAAATATGTTCTGTAATTTCCGTAATGATTTCCGCAGAGATCCCTGCAAAGTAATGACCCTCTTCTACAACTATACAATTTCCTGTTTTCTTTACTGAAGAAAATATTCCAGAGATATCTAGTGGCTTAATTGTGCGTAGATCAAGAATTTCTATAGAAAGACCATAACGCTGTTTAGCAACCTTTACAGCTTGTTTTACGATAGAAACCATTCGACCGTAGGTGATAATTGTTAAATCCTTACCCTCTTCTACAACTCGAGACTTCCCAATAGGGATTAAGTATTCTTCGACGGGGACTTCGCATTTGAGATTATACTCTAACTCATTTTCTAAGAAGAGAACAGGATTGTCATTTCTAATAGCAGATTTTAATAGTCCTTTAGCATCATAAGAATTCGATGGGGCAATAACAATTAAACCCGGGATATTAGCATATAGGGCCTCAACACAATGAGAGTGCTGACAAGATACTTGTGCTGCAGCACCATTAGGACCACGAAATACGATGGGAACTGAGAAGATTCCTCCAGTCATATAATGCATTTTTGCAGCATGTGAAATAATTTGATCTGCAGCTACTAAAGAGAAATTCCAACTCATAAATTCTATAATTGGACGCAAACCGGTTAATGCCGCTCCAATCCCTATACCAGCGAATGCCGCTTCACTAATTGGTGTATCAATAACTCTTGATGATGACCACTTATCTAAAAGGCCTTTTGTAACTTTATAAGCACCGTTATATTCAGCGACTTCTTCTCCTAGTATACATACATTAGGATCCCTCGCCATCTCTTCATCAATAGCTTCTCTAATAGCTTCTCGGATTTCTAATGTAACATACTTAGGCATACACACCCTCTTCTAATGTGGCAATCGTGGGTTCTGGATCTGATTTTGCTTCAGTAAAAGCTTTTAAAACCTCGTTCTTACATTCTTCACGTAATGCTTGAAAACTTTCTTCTGAGATTACTCCCAAGTTGATCAGCCATTTTTTAGCGAACATGATAGGATCTTTTTTTATAAGGCATTGCATTTCTTCTTTACTTCTATACAAGTTGGGATCAGAAATGGAGTGTCCTCTAAATCGAGAACATAAGCATTCAACAATGACTGGAAGCCGCGTTTTTTGCATGTACTCATAAGCTTCTTTAAAGCCTAAAAGACAATTGAAAAGATCAAAGCCGTTTAACGTGAATGAGCGTATACCGTAAGAAGCCCCTTGGGATTCTCCTATCGGTTGTTTTGCAATAGCACGATTGAGAGCGGTCCCCATGCCCCAGCCATTATTTTCTATAATCAGCATTAAGGGGAGGTTATGTAGAGCAGTAAAATTCAATGTTTCGTGAAATACTCCTTGAGCAACAGCTCCATCTCCAATGAATCCTAGGGAGATCTTATCTTCACACCGATATTTGATAGCGAATGCCGCTCCAGCGGCTAGGGGAATTTGACCTCCTACGATTCCAAATCCTCCTGGAAAATTCGGACCACACATATGCATGGACCCGCCTCGACCTAACGCGCAACCGGTTTCTTTACCTAGTAATTCTGCTGCAAGGGAGCGCAAGGGGATATTCAGTAATATGGCAAGAGCGTGACAGCGGTAGGAAGAGAAAAACCACTGATCTAATCCTGTATTAGCCAATGCTGCGGTCGCAACCGCTTCTTGACCACTATAGGAGTGGTAAAAACCACCAACTAAACCTTCCAAATAAGCCTCTTCTCCTCGTGTTTCAAACTCACGAATGAGTAGCATGTATTTCAAGAGTTCTACACAACGAGAGGAGCCATATATATCGATAATATTTTTTACAGTTGCCTCATCAGATTCTTGAGAAGCGATATTGTAATGAAAAGCGTCGGGCATATCTTGATACGAGAGTTGCGTCAAGGATTAAGTTCACTCTATTATAAAGTCATGGATTTGAAAAGACAAGACCAAAAAAGTAATTAAGTTTTTTAAAAAAAGAAAAATCTTTAATATCTTCCCATTTGTGTATTTCTGACCAAGAAGTAAAGGACCGTGGACACATGGACGTTTTTAGCAGACTAAATCGTCAGAATCATTTTTATGTGGAACAGATAGATGGTGTCATGAGAGATCCAAATTCTCCCAGTGACAACGACAATAAGAAAGATAATGAACTCAAGAAAAAATTATTAACTATAACTAAACGGGTTGTTGCCTCTGCTCAAGAATTTCAAGATGGGAGAGAAGGTGCTAGTAACTATTTAAAAAAAACGCAATGGATGCCCTATAAAAACGAGGAGTTAGAGGAAACAAAAGAGCTATTTTCTCTACTTACTTCCATGGATAAGAAGTTAGCTCAATTATTTTTTTATCTTCCCTCTTGTGGAATAGAGTGGGAGGATTTTGTAAGTTCAGTTGAACAGATTGAACAGAACTATGGCTTAGGCGGAATATTATTTTCTTGTGGTTCTTTTGAAAAGCAATGTAGGTATGTTCGTGATTTCAATAAGTCTCAGATAATTCATTTACTTTTGGGATGTACTATTCCTCATAGCTTGGAATTTTATTTGTTGGAGCGGGATTTATCTTTAATGGACTGCAAAAATCTTTATGAGGTAGGAATTGGTTTAGGAGAGCTACTTAAAGATTATGGGGTTATGATTTCATTAATCTTTCAAGAAATAGTCAGTATGGATATGACCAACTATTCTGAGTTGCTCAGGGGACTAAAATATTCAGGTAATATACAAGGAAAATTACATCACTGTGATTGTTCTCCTACGACAACCACACCAAGTCCCATAGCTTTACGTTATAGTTTAGCAAACACTATACGAGGTTTAGCTATTGACGTAGACTTCTCAAGATTGAAATTTATGGGATGTTCTATGTTGACGAATGTTGAGAATACAATAAAAGCACTGAATCATGGAGTCGAGTGCTTTACTTTTTCTAGTCTTAAAGAGCTTAAGAAGGGAATTAAAGTACTAACTCAATTAATTACCACGGGTCAAGTAAGTCCAGCAATTGTCAATAAAAGCGTGATAAAAATTCTTACCTTGAAAAGACGCTTTAAATCTATACATCTATAATTCTATGAAGGGGTTATTTGTAATTCTTCAGATTGTGCAGATAATCCCTTAACTTTTTCTTCTAACATTCCTAAACGTTCTTCTAATTTAGGTAGGCTACGGATTTTAGCAACTTGACGATGAATTTCTTGATATGGACGAGCAGGAGCTCCTCCATAGATACCAGGAGAACTTATAGATTTAGTAACTCCTGTTTGAGCCATCATAATTACATGGTCTGTGATTGAAATATGACCTGTAATTCCTGTTTGCCCTCCAATAATCACGTGGTTACCAATTTTTGTAGAACCAGCGATTCCTGCTTGTGCAACAATCATGCTATGCTTCCCAACTTCTACATGGTGAGCTATCTGCACTTGATTGTCGATTTTGGTACCTTCACGTATGATGCTATTTTTGAAACGACCCCTATCTATGGTAGTATTCGCTCCTATTTCAACATCATCTTCGATAATCACTTTCCCCAAATGCTTAAGATGTTTATGCCGGCCAAAAGCATTGGTAATGTAACCAAAACCACATGAACCGATAACAGCACCAGGTTGGACGATCACACGCTTACCCATCTCTACACGTTCGCGAATTACTACTCTAGGATGTATTAAGCAATGTTCTCCAAGAGTAGAATACGCACCTATAACACTACCAGTCCCAATGTAGGTAGAATCTCCAATACATGCGTGTTGGCATATAACAGCATAGGGCTCTATACAAACATCCTTGCCTATGGATGCTGTTGGATGGATAACAGCTGTAGGGTGAATTCCTGGGAATCCTGAGTCAACAGGAGAAATGAATAATTCGATACATTTCTGGAAAGCTATAGAAGGGAATTCTGAAACTATAAGGAAATTCTTATTTAAATGACCGTACTTTTGAGCTTGAGCCTTTGATAAAATAATAGCTCCAGCTTCAGTAATCTTTATAAAACGAGCATATTTTTCATTATCAAGAAAAGTGACATGGTGAGCTTTAGCTGCACTTATCTCTTCAACACCAGAAATAGGAGTTTCTGTATTTCCTTGAACTTCAACTTTTAATAAGTCTGCTAACTGTTGAAGAGTATAGACCAGCTCTTGAGGCATACAAAACTCCTTGGTTCTTGAGGTATCTTAGTTATTTTTGAAAGATTCATCAAGAATTTTGATAATCTCATCAGTTTTATCAGCACTAGAATCAATGGATAGAACCACTTCGTCGTTCAAGATCGCGAACAAACCTGTTTTTTCTCTTACTTTTGCAGAAGCTTTTTTTACTTCTTGTATGAGCTTTTGAACCCTTTTCATATTGGTTTGGTTCAACATTTGGTAGTATTGCGATTGTAAGGCATTATATTCTGCGGAAAGATCCTCAAACTTTTTTCTTAATTCTTCAGCAGCTGAAGTAGAGAGACTCTCGATATAATCTTCGTCTTGTAATTTATTATAAAGTGACGACAGTTCTTCTTCCATTTTTTCAGAATTTTTTGAGAACTGTTGTTTCATGTTTTCTAGCTCTTCGGTTTCTTTTTTCCCAAAAGCAGATTCCTCTAAACAACGTTTCAAACTGACAACGCCTAAGCGACACTCGCTAGAGCTTTCATCAGCAAAAACTTGCTGCATACCCGCTAAAGTTAGAAAAGTGAGAAAAACAGAGCTTAATGATTTTTTCATATTAACCTTTATAAGAT is a genomic window of Chlamydia psittaci 6BC containing:
- a CDS encoding alpha-ketoacid dehydrogenase subunit beta; this encodes MPKYVTLEIREAIREAIDEEMARDPNVCILGEEVAEYNGAYKVTKGLLDKWSSSRVIDTPISEAAFAGIGIGAALTGLRPIIEFMSWNFSLVAADQIISHAAKMHYMTGGIFSVPIVFRGPNGAAAQVSCQHSHCVEALYANIPGLIVIAPSNSYDAKGLLKSAIRNDNPVLFLENELEYNLKCEVPVEEYLIPIGKSRVVEEGKDLTIITYGRMVSIVKQAVKVAKQRYGLSIEILDLRTIKPLDISGIFSSVKKTGNCIVVEEGHYFAGISAEIITEITEHIFDYLDSPPLRVCQRETPMPYNKTLEQATLPNVNRILDTIEKIMR
- the pdhA gene encoding pyruvate dehydrogenase (acetyl-transferring) E1 component subunit alpha, with amino-acid sequence MPDAFHYNIASQESDEATVKNIIDIYGSSRCVELLKYMLLIREFETRGEEAYLEGLVGGFYHSYSGQEAVATAALANTGLDQWFFSSYRCHALAILLNIPLRSLAAELLGKETGCALGRGGSMHMCGPNFPGGFGIVGGQIPLAAGAAFAIKYRCEDKISLGFIGDGAVAQGVFHETLNFTALHNLPLMLIIENNGWGMGTALNRAIAKQPIGESQGASYGIRSFTLNGFDLFNCLLGFKEAYEYMQKTRLPVIVECLCSRFRGHSISDPNLYRSKEEMQCLIKKDPIMFAKKWLINLGVISEESFQALREECKNEVLKAFTEAKSDPEPTIATLEEGVYA
- a CDS encoding OmpH family outer membrane protein, with the protein product MKKSLSSVFLTFLTLAGMQQVFADESSSECRLGVVSLKRCLEESAFGKKETEELENMKQQFSKNSEKMEEELSSLYNKLQDEDYIESLSTSAAEELRKKFEDLSAEYNALQSQYYQMLNQTNMKRVQKLIQEVKKASAKVREKTGLFAILNDEVVLSIDSSADKTDEIIKILDESFKNN
- the lpxD gene encoding UDP-3-O-(3-hydroxymyristoyl)glucosamine N-acyltransferase; this encodes MPQELVYTLQQLADLLKVEVQGNTETPISGVEEISAAKAHHVTFLDNEKYARFIKITEAGAIILSKAQAQKYGHLNKNFLIVSEFPSIAFQKCIELFISPVDSGFPGIHPTAVIHPTASIGKDVCIEPYAVICQHACIGDSTYIGTGSVIGAYSTLGEHCLIHPRVVIRERVEMGKRVIVQPGAVIGSCGFGYITNAFGRHKHLKHLGKVIIEDDVEIGANTTIDRGRFKNSIIREGTKIDNQVQIAHHVEVGKHSMIVAQAGIAGSTKIGNHVIIGGQTGITGHISITDHVIMMAQTGVTKSISSPGIYGGAPARPYQEIHRQVAKIRSLPKLEERLGMLEEKVKGLSAQSEELQITPS